From Methanocella paludicola SANAE, a single genomic window includes:
- a CDS encoding 30S ribosomal protein S19, translating into MVSKQAKGSSRLPKRKEEFTYRGNSIADLKKMDLNQVAALLPSRQRRKIKRGFTEEEQKIIDAIKAGEMKIKTHVREMIILPEMIGVTFEIHTGKEWKPVEVMPEMVGHYIGEFALTRKPVNHGSAGIGATRGSKYVPLK; encoded by the coding sequence ATGGTATCAAAGCAAGCTAAGGGTTCGTCAAGGCTGCCCAAGAGAAAGGAAGAGTTCACCTACAGGGGCAACTCCATCGCGGACCTCAAGAAAATGGACTTAAACCAGGTCGCGGCCCTTCTCCCCTCCCGCCAGAGGAGGAAGATCAAGAGGGGCTTCACCGAGGAAGAGCAGAAGATCATCGACGCCATCAAGGCGGGCGAGATGAAGATCAAGACCCACGTCAGGGAAATGATCATTCTCCCGGAGATGATCGGCGTGACCTTCGAGATCCACACCGGCAAGGAGTGGAAGCCCGTCGAGGTCATGCCCGAGATGGTCGGGCACTACATCGGCGAGTTCGCGCTCACTAGAAAGCCCGTGAACCACGGCTCGGCCGGTATCGGTGCCACGAGAGGCAGCAAGTACGTGCCGCTGAAGTAA
- a CDS encoding 50S ribosomal protein L22, whose translation MSKVEYSAKFDPATTAKAMAYELNVSPKHCIEILREIKGKKVTTVKTFLEDVIEKKKSVPFKRFNRNVGHKRHQTGWDAGRYPVKACGEILKVIKNAEANAEYKGLDTENMRIIHAASKKGHVTRGMMPRAMGRATDWNIETVTVEVVLGEGEVR comes from the coding sequence ATGTCGAAAGTTGAATATTCCGCTAAATTCGACCCCGCCACCACCGCTAAGGCAATGGCGTACGAGCTGAACGTCTCTCCCAAGCACTGCATCGAGATCCTTCGCGAGATCAAGGGCAAGAAGGTCACCACTGTCAAGACCTTCCTCGAGGACGTCATCGAGAAGAAGAAGTCCGTGCCGTTCAAGCGGTTCAACCGGAACGTGGGCCACAAGAGGCACCAGACCGGCTGGGACGCGGGCCGTTACCCGGTCAAGGCATGCGGCGAGATCCTCAAGGTGATCAAGAACGCCGAGGCTAACGCAGAGTACAAGGGCCTCGACACCGAGAACATGCGCATAATTCACGCGGCCTCCAAGAAGGGCCACGTGACGCGCGGCATGATGCCGAGGGCAATGGGCCGGGCCACCGACTGGAACATCGAGACGGTGACCGTGGAAGTAGTATTAGGAGAAGGAGAGGTGCGTTAG
- a CDS encoding 30S ribosomal protein S3 has protein sequence MAVEKKFVQDGFKKAMIDEFFLEKLERAGYGGMDINRTPMGTQITIRAEKPGMIIGKSGKMIRKFTKDLDVRFKMDNPQIDVQEVKRPELNAQMMATRLANALERGWYFRKAGQSTLQRIMDSGAMGVEIVIAGKLTGPRKRTEKFIAGYIKHCGKPVEEFVDVGYARAKKKLGIIGVKVRIMPPGSVLPDHIEVLPIKKEEAKPATPAVTAPAAEVKPSEGAAAEVEKIIAESEKAEKAEAKPAEEKARRPPRRQQKKPAARPAAETAPAAAKPAEAAPAEQPKEEPKREE, from the coding sequence TTGGCAGTTGAAAAGAAATTCGTCCAGGACGGCTTCAAGAAGGCCATGATCGACGAGTTCTTCCTCGAGAAGCTCGAGAGGGCTGGCTACGGCGGCATGGACATCAACAGGACCCCCATGGGTACCCAGATCACCATCCGCGCCGAGAAGCCGGGCATGATCATCGGCAAGTCCGGCAAGATGATCCGGAAGTTCACGAAGGACCTGGACGTCAGGTTCAAGATGGACAACCCGCAGATCGACGTGCAGGAAGTCAAGAGGCCCGAGCTCAACGCCCAGATGATGGCCACGAGGCTCGCTAACGCTCTCGAGAGAGGCTGGTACTTCCGTAAGGCAGGCCAGTCCACGCTCCAGAGGATCATGGACTCCGGCGCAATGGGCGTCGAGATCGTGATCGCGGGCAAGCTTACCGGCCCCAGGAAGAGGACCGAGAAGTTCATCGCCGGCTACATCAAGCACTGCGGCAAGCCCGTCGAGGAGTTCGTCGACGTCGGCTACGCCCGTGCAAAGAAGAAGCTCGGCATCATCGGCGTAAAAGTCAGGATCATGCCCCCGGGATCGGTACTTCCGGACCACATCGAAGTGCTCCCCATTAAGAAGGAAGAGGCTAAGCCCGCCACCCCGGCCGTAACGGCCCCGGCAGCAGAGGTCAAGCCCTCCGAGGGAGCGGCGGCGGAGGTCGAGAAGATCATCGCCGAGTCCGAGAAGGCCGAGAAGGCCGAGGCAAAGCCCGCAGAGGAGAAGGCCCGCAGGCCGCCCAGGCGCCAGCAGAAGAAGCCCGCTGCGAGGCCGGCCGCTGAGACGGCCCCGGCCGCGGCAAAGCCCGCTGAGGCGGCGCCCGCCGAGCAGCCCAAAGAAGAACCCAAGAGGGAAGAATAA
- the rpmC gene encoding 50S ribosomal protein L29, giving the protein MAIVRAKEIREMSDDQVEKQLKDLRNELLKERAITSTGGAPESPGRIRELRRTIARILTIRKEEKK; this is encoded by the coding sequence ATGGCGATCGTCAGAGCAAAAGAGATACGCGAGATGTCCGACGACCAGGTCGAGAAACAGCTCAAGGACCTGCGCAACGAGCTCCTCAAGGAGCGCGCTATCACGTCGACTGGCGGCGCGCCGGAGAGCCCTGGCAGGATCAGGGAACTAAGGCGCACCATCGCGAGGATCCTCACCATACGCAAGGAGGAGAAGAAGTAA
- the yciH gene encoding stress response translation initiation inhibitor YciH, whose amino-acid sequence MAVCDKCGLPEDLCVCEEIVKESMRVKITLDKRRFGKYATVIQGLDGRDIDLKELSSLLKAKCACGGTIKDNVIELQGDHKEKVKEILQTIGYSSGLIDVK is encoded by the coding sequence GTGGCGGTCTGTGACAAGTGCGGGCTCCCCGAAGACCTGTGTGTCTGCGAGGAGATCGTCAAAGAGTCCATGCGCGTGAAGATCACGCTCGACAAGAGGCGATTCGGCAAGTACGCGACGGTCATCCAGGGCCTCGATGGCAGGGACATCGATCTAAAAGAGCTGTCCAGCCTCCTGAAGGCGAAATGCGCCTGCGGGGGCACCATCAAGGATAACGTCATCGAGCTCCAGGGCGACCACAAGGAGAAGGTCAAGGAAATTCTCCAGACGATCGGGTACTCTTCCGGGCTGATCGACGTGAAATGA
- a CDS encoding ribonuclease P protein component 1 gives MDLAPENLIYHELIGLPVEVESAGYRLKGVVVDETRNMLVIGVNGADKKVPKNACAFIFTLPDGRRVKVLGTLLQSQPENRIPKRKKRGK, from the coding sequence ATGGACCTCGCGCCCGAGAATCTGATATATCATGAGCTCATCGGCCTGCCCGTGGAAGTAGAATCCGCGGGCTACAGGCTGAAGGGCGTCGTGGTGGATGAAACGCGCAACATGCTCGTCATCGGCGTCAACGGGGCCGATAAAAAGGTCCCGAAGAACGCATGCGCCTTCATCTTCACCCTCCCCGACGGGAGGCGTGTAAAGGTCCTCGGCACACTATTACAATCACAACCCGAAAACCGCATTCCAAAAAGAAAAAAGAGAGGGAAGTGA